A single Uloborus diversus isolate 005 chromosome 7, Udiv.v.3.1, whole genome shotgun sequence DNA region contains:
- the LOC129226422 gene encoding SOSS complex subunit C-like: protein MAFQPPSVKQELQSRKVLEEVQYKKKLMMKQQSTVSNTAPTQNAPSAQNTTPVTGNTVQSTQITSSTDYQGLNKNQRTALQHAHANSYASFIPQDSAFGNLILPVLPRFDR, encoded by the coding sequence ATGGCATTTCAACCTCCTAGTGTTAAACAGGAATTGCAAAGCCGGAAAGTTTTAGAAGAAGTTCAGTACAAGAAAAAACTTATGATGAAGCAGCAATCCACTGTTAGCAATACCGCACCAACTCAAAATGCGCCCTCAGCGCAAAATACTACTCCCGTTACTGGCAATACAGTACAATCTACACAAATTACTTCATCTACAGATTATCAAGGCCTGAATAAAAATCAAAGGACGGCATTACAACATGCTCATGCAAACTCATACGCTAGTTTTATTCCTCAAGATTCTGCCTTTGGTAATCTCATTTTGCCAGTTTTGCCACGATTTGACAGATGA